The genomic window GGACAGTCATTCTCATTCAGTAGAATAGAGACAAGTACTAGGAGTTGGTTGAAAATTCAGCGCTAGCCGAACCTTTCAGACACTCTTAAGAGAAAGTGTTGTGACATATATGAAAATATTGGAAGTTAAAAATCTAACAAAGGTTTATGGAAAAGGAGACAATCAGGTAACCGCTCTGGATAATATTTCGTTTACAGTTGAGAAAGGGCAGTTTGTCGCTATTATTGGCCCCTCAGGCTCTGGAAAATCCACCTTACTTCATTTGCTCGGCGGTGTCGATGAACCTTCCTCCGGAAAAGTATACATCAACAAAACTGATGTCTATGAGCAAAATGCAGAGCAGCTAGCGATTTTTCGGCGTCGTGAAGTGGGATTGATTTACCAATTTTATAATTTACTACCCGTCTTGACTGTCGTTGAGAACATCACCTTACCTGTTTTACTGGATGGACGAAAAGTAAATAAAAAGCGCTTGAAAGAGCTAATAGGGGTTCTGAATCTAAAAGACCGTAAAAACCATCTGCCAAATGAGCTTTCCGGTGGTCAACAGCAACGGGTATCGATTGGTCGTGCCTTAATGAATGCTCCGGCACTTGTTTTAGCCGATGAACCTACAGGAAATCTTGATAGTAAAAATGGACAGGAAATCCTACAGCTGTTGCGGCGATCCAATCAGGAATACAATCAAACGATGATTGTCATTACCCATGATGAGAATATTGCGTTACAGGCTGACCGCATCATAAAAATTGAAGATGGCCGCATCACACAGGATGAGGTGATCCGACCATGAACATCCTGAATAAAATCACACTGGCAAATTTGAAAAAGAATAAAGCCCGAACTTTAGTCACGATCATTGGTGTCATTTTATCCGTGGCAATGGTCACTGCCGTCACAACCAGTATTGTTTCCCTGCAAAATCATATGGTGAAAAATACGATTGCTTCGACAGGAAACTGGCAGATTCGATTCCTTGATCTTTCAAAAAAAACAGCCGATACAATCAAGCAGGATGAAGACGTAGCACAGACCTTTACGACAAAAAAGTTTGGCTATTCACCGTTATTGAATACTAAAAGCTCTGAGGATTCTTTTTTGAGTATCGAAGGCTACAGTCAAGAAGCATTTGATGAGTTACCTTACACTCTTTCTCAAGGAACGCTACCAAAAAACGAACAGGAGATCCTGTTACCAATCAATTACCAAACTACGCTTGAAACACCCTATAAAATCGGTGATACCATTACCTTGAAGTTCGGACAGGAACCGATTATTGCGGATAGTGACACCCACGAAGCCATTGATCCTCAAGTCTATCAGACATCAGAGGAACAAACCTATCGAGTGGTCGGTTTTATTGAATGGGGTATTGACAAAATTTATTCTGAGCCGTGTTATTTCGCTGTCACCGGACTCACTGACACAGCGTCTGCAGTTACTCAATATGCAGCGCTCAAAAAACCGAAAAATATCTATGATTTTTCCAAGAGATACGCTGACTTAAACTACCAACACAACCGTTCTCTTTTACAATCTCTAGGTATTACAGGAAACGATTCTTTTCGACAAATGTCCTTCTATCTAGGGGCAATCTTGATTCTTCTGATCGGTACAGGCTCTGTTCTATTGATCAATAACTCTTTTGCAATTTCAATCAATGAACGCCTTAAACAGTTTGGTGTACTTTCCTCTGTTGGGGCAACAAAGAAACAGCTACGAACTTCCGTGCTGTTTGAAGGAACAGTCATTGGTTTGATTGGCATTCCGATCGGCTTACTTTCAGGAATTCTAGGTTTGCTGATTACGTTCAAGCTCTTAGAAGGTCGATTCGATGCCTTCGGTCAAGCCAGTACACTAGACCTAAGCTTTTCATGGCAAACTATCGCCCTCTCTATCGTGATCAGTATCGTAACGATTTATATCTCTGCTTATCTGCCAGCTCGAAAAGCCCTGAAAAAATCAATTATTTCTTCGATCAGACAAGCGGATCAGATAAAGCTGACTGGCAAAAAAGTACGGACGCCGCAACTAATTCAAAAATTATTTGGATTTGAAGCCACGATTGCCTTAAAGAACTTTAAGCGAAATAAAAAAGCCTATAGAAGTACGATCATTTCATTGTTTGTTAGTATTGTCCTATTCATCTCAACAGCTTCCTTTAGTATGTATTTAACTAGTGGTGTGAATCAAAGTATGGATATTTCAAGCGCCGATGTCACTTACACCAGTTATGGAGGAATGAATAAGGAGCAGGCCGACGAATTATTCACACTGGTCACTGATATTCCTGAAGCAGAAGAAACTGCCGTACAGAGGATGGCTTATTTTTCAGTAGATTTATCCAAGATAGCCCTGCGAAAAGAATACTCAGACTATTTGAAAACAGAAGATCCTGACTATAAAAAACAACTAAAAACAGCCCCTCTTTCTGTACAAATAATTGATGAAGAAACCTTTAAAGCTTATTTAAAAGAACAAAACTTAGCAGAAGCTGATTATCTAAAATCAGATGATCCAGCTATTCTGGCAATTCAAACAATTAATCAATTTGATTCAACTTCTCGACGGATCATCCACTTTGATATGTTTGAATCAAAGGAACCAATGACACTTGA from Enterococcus sp. 9E7_DIV0242 includes these protein-coding regions:
- a CDS encoding ABC transporter ATP-binding protein, translated to MKILEVKNLTKVYGKGDNQVTALDNISFTVEKGQFVAIIGPSGSGKSTLLHLLGGVDEPSSGKVYINKTDVYEQNAEQLAIFRRREVGLIYQFYNLLPVLTVVENITLPVLLDGRKVNKKRLKELIGVLNLKDRKNHLPNELSGGQQQRVSIGRALMNAPALVLADEPTGNLDSKNGQEILQLLRRSNQEYNQTMIVITHDENIALQADRIIKIEDGRITQDEVIRP
- a CDS encoding ABC transporter permease; this encodes MNILNKITLANLKKNKARTLVTIIGVILSVAMVTAVTTSIVSLQNHMVKNTIASTGNWQIRFLDLSKKTADTIKQDEDVAQTFTTKKFGYSPLLNTKSSEDSFLSIEGYSQEAFDELPYTLSQGTLPKNEQEILLPINYQTTLETPYKIGDTITLKFGQEPIIADSDTHEAIDPQVYQTSEEQTYRVVGFIEWGIDKIYSEPCYFAVTGLTDTASAVTQYAALKKPKNIYDFSKRYADLNYQHNRSLLQSLGITGNDSFRQMSFYLGAILILLIGTGSVLLINNSFAISINERLKQFGVLSSVGATKKQLRTSVLFEGTVIGLIGIPIGLLSGILGLLITFKLLEGRFDAFGQASTLDLSFSWQTIALSIVISIVTIYISAYLPARKALKKSIISSIRQADQIKLTGKKVRTPQLIQKLFGFEATIALKNFKRNKKAYRSTIISLFVSIVLFISTASFSMYLTSGVNQSMDISSADVTYTSYGGMNKEQADELFTLVTDIPEAEETAVQRMAYFSVDLSKIALRKEYSDYLKTEDPDYKKQLKTAPLSVQIIDEETFKAYLKEQNLAEADYLKSDDPAILAIQTINQFDSTSRRIIHFDMFESKEPMTLDLLRYTADGSESTGKKLTISTYVDQGPQLLSSSYSHGLTVLIPESQASLIPKPENDDYFTFAFKTDDSKALVEKLSAILQQQNLPVDRGLTDVASYQESDRNMLFIVNVFSYGFIILMTLITIANVFNTISTSIQLRKRELAMLESVGMTEKSINKMMRFECLYYGFKSLLYGLPVAFGITYLIYTSMDLAIDQPFQLPVTSILISICSVFLIVFITMLYSVHKLRKVNIIDALRTEVV